A segment of the Lycium ferocissimum isolate CSIRO_LF1 chromosome 10, AGI_CSIRO_Lferr_CH_V1, whole genome shotgun sequence genome:
atgatagttttcaacttcttgattttcttcTCCAATGTCACAACTCTTCCGGCCTCTTAAGCTAATATAAACTccatttcttcaactttctcCTCCAAAATACTAAGTTTAGCTGCCTCTTGGAGATTgacaaaatcattttcttcaagtttcttcttCAAAGTGTCCCTTTCAATACTAATAGCCTTCATCTCATCAATTATATTCCTTATAGTAAACCTTTCATCGACTATCCTTTTCAATTTGTTTCTTTCCGCCTTCATATTATCCAATTTACTCTTTAGATCTAATATAATTGTTACTGCCCTTGGTGGGAGTTGATGTTTGTCTTGTCATTCTCAATATCTACAATTAGTAACCTACAACAAAATTGAAGAGATTTAATGTATTTTAGTCATCAAATACGAATTTCTAAGAAATGCATACTAATTTACAAATAAAATTCATCAAAATGTGCAATCATATAACCAATTTAAAAAACTACTTAGTTCAACATTGTAGTATATAAACATGTAAAACGAAAATGAATTTAGAACTTACTTTGAGTCTTGGACATTTGTAGAACCTTCTCCCAGCATTTGGATCGGTCTAAGTGGTCAAATTTAGAGCATTAACTCCACAACGACATTTTATAGCATTTCGAATTTCGGTGGAATTGATGGAACCTTCCCAACATTGCTTGAGAATCAACGGTTAAGAGAGGATATTCGCAAATTAGGGTTCTGATTTGGGTGGtggaaatgagaaattaaggTAAATGGGTTTTAGGAGTATTTATTGGATGGATAAATAATGAATGGGTCGGGTGGGTGTGGTTGGGTCGGGTTAGGAAAGGGGATTGGGCGTTTAATTGGTGTGGCATTGCCACATATGGCATTTTTTACATGTGGCTTGCCACATCAGATTAAGTGTCAAGCCGTTAAGTGGAGGGGTATTGGTGGTCTCATTTAGTAACAGTGAGGGCCCTTTTAACACGAAAAACTAACGAAGCGTATAGGTGACCAATTTCTAATagttcaggggtatttttgacccttttccgattTTAGGATAAAAAAAGCCCAACAATGAGATAAGCCCAGTGACATTTTGTAGGCCCATCAATTTCCCCAACATCATTGCCCTCTTTAAAGCCCAATAACATTTTGTAGGCCCATAAATTCTTAGTCCCATCAATTTCATCGACAACTTTTTTCCGTGGAtcgtccttcttttggggtggtctttaatttttgcccctcaaattggtagtctttaatttttgtccctctcCTAATACCCCAAGGttcggggttcgaaccccgtcttagtaaaaaaaaaaaaaaaaaaaaggaatttcgcaagacagaggtttggattcgcaaCGCAGAActttgccttcaaaactctgccttaaggaaGAACTTTCAAGTCGTTTTTTGCtgcattttgaatttttattttctaaatgcTTAATGTTTGTAAAATTGCAACCAGTAATGGCTGTGCATGATGACGTAAATGGGTCGATTAAAAATCAGCGAGTGGCATGGATGAGTTGCCAACTTTTCATGCTGAGAATATgcaaaaaaaacatgaaagtcATTTAGGCAGGGCAGAATTTTgcccaaaactctaccttaaggtagagctTGAAATTCTGCCTGAAtaatgcaaaactctgccttaagatTCTAAACTCTACCTtacgatttaaaaaaaaaaattactaagcGGGGGTTCGAATCCAAAACCAAGGGGTTCTaacgaagggaaaaaattaaagaccactaatttaatggacaaaaattaaagactaaccaaaataagggcattcctgcgaattgcccttgaAGTTTTTGCACGAATTTCCCTTCAAACatattggtctttaatttttgtcccttatatttttggttgtttatTTTGTCCCTGTTGCTCAGTTAATGAAAATATCCAAGCTTGCTTCGCTCGGCATAAGTTTTGTAACATTTATCTTCAGAAACTTTTATCTCGCTCAACACAAGTTCcgtaggaattaagttatgcgACATAAATTGTGtagtatttttcagattatgtttaagtgttgaaagttttgtcGTATCCGACATAACTCGTGAGATGTTACGATACATATGCCGAGCGAAATGTACACTTTACCGAACAATAACTAAACTTATGTCTCGCCGAAGAtgttgaaggataaaaattaaagactacaaaTTTGAGGGGTTCGGGCCATTTGTGGGAATGATCCACAACTCTTCATTTCCCTCTTTAAAGCCCAATAATGAGCTAAGCCCAATAAGATTTTGTAGGCCCATAAATACTTAGGCCCAGCTATTTCCCTGACAGCTCTTTGTTTCCCACTTTAAAGACTCCCAACAGacaacaactactactactGTTAATGCTGACACAATTTTTTCTCTAAAAGGAtagcaggaaaaaaaaaaaaaaaaaaaaaaaaaaggcttacACTCACAATTCTACTCTGTCACCTCAAGGTTCatatctttctcttttctttttaataataattcaaatgTGATTCAACTTTTAGTTTTActgttttatctttttctttggtatttgtttcttgaaattatgcTTAGTTTTGGCTACATTTGTAATAAACATTAGCCTAACATATTTGAGTTTGAGGGTTTAACTGTATAGTTGTTATGTGTTTGTTTTAGATGATAcacttgtcttttctttttaataatgaTTCAAATGTGATTCAAGTTTCAGTTTTTACTGCTTTATCTTTTTTATGGGTAGCTTAATTTTGGTTATATTTGCAATAAACATCAGCCTAAATTGTATGTTATGTTTAAAGTTTTCATCTTTGAGTTTGAGGGTTTAACTTCATAGTTTCTATGGGTTTTTTTTGGATGGAACActtgtctttcttttatttttaataattcaaaTGTGATTcaaattttagtttttattgctttatctttttttgagtattggtttcttgaaattatgcTTAATTTTGGCTGCATTTAAAATAAAGATTAGGATAAAGTGTGTGTTATGTTTAAAGTTTTCATCTTTGAGTTTGAGGGCTTAACTGTATAGTTTGTTATGGGTTTGTTTTGGATGAGAtatttgtcttttctttttaataattcaAATGTAATTCAAGTTTCAGTTTATACTGCTTTATCTTTTTCCTGGGTATtggtttcttgaaattatgcTTAGTTTTTCCTGCGTTTTGAATAAACATTAGCATAAAGTATGTGTTGTGCTTAAAGTTTTCATCTTTGAGggtttaattaattatatagttgCTGCCTTGCTGGACAGAGGCGGAGCTTGGATTTTGAGTTTATCGGTTCTGAATTCTAGGAAACACAATTTATTGGTTccttaataaattatttatacatattaagggtgtgttttggtatgaaggaaCACGTTTTTcgtggaaaatgttttcttggaaaacaaattggtttcttacttattttctagtgtttggtaagtaagcaaaaaaaaaaaattatccccaTAACATGTATATGTAATTTAGCAAAACACTACGGGGGTGGGACTGGGGGTTTGGAGGTGGTGAGGGGTGGGGTTGGGGACGCTGGCTGAGCGGGAAGGAGACAATGAATTTGGAATGTCGCTTATGAAACTCGTTTTCCCTATTttcattagggaagtcattttcctcatttttaaggagcttgttttcctagagaaactGTTTTCCgaaacattttgaccaaccaaacatgggaaaataggaaaatattttcttccataCCAAAAGTAGATTTTTAAATACATATGTTGAGTTTGAACCAAAGCTATGGATGAGAcacttatcttttcctttttataaatCAAATGTGAATCAAGTATCAGTGTTTACTGCTCATCTTTTTCTGGGTATtggtttcttgaaattatgttttattttgtcCGCATTATGAATAAACATCAGCATGAAGTTTTTTGTTGTGTTTAAAGTTTTCATCTTTGAGTGTTATGTTTAAAGTGCAGTCTGCTTTCATATTGTTCTTTCATTAGGTTTCTTTGAACACCTGCATACAATTTTGTATGTTTCTGAATGCACTTATCGAAAGAAGGTTTTGGATTTCTGAATGTTCCTGTTTTAATTTGAAAACATTCTCAGGTTACAGCTGCACTGCAATATTTTCTCTAGAAATGGCGGCAACTGCAGCTTCAAGCTTGCAAATAGCAATAGCTAGGCCATGCATACTCTCTACTAAAAGAATTTCCGGTGTCTGTTCAACAAACTTTGGTGGTATCACTAGAAAACTACCCTGGAATAGACTTGCCAGTAGTTGTCACGTTTCATCTATTCAACATTTTTGCCGCAATTTCACATCTACAACTCAAAAGTTACAGAAAGTTGTCACCAAGGCAAAATCAGAAGGTGATGAAAGCAAGCCTGCCTCTGGGTTGCCGATTGATTTGAAAGGTTAGGTTCTCCTGAATTTATAGTTTTCAAAAGCTTTTCTCCTGTGCActttaagggtgtgtttggttcATAGGAAAATGTTTCTCGGAAAACAAGTGGGCAAAAAACTATTATCCCAATAACATTTACATGTGATCTAGCAAACACTatggggttggggtggggtggggtgggggggggggatggggtGCGGGTTGGGGGGTTGGGTGGGTGAGGAGGAGACAATGAACTTGGAATGTcacttatggaacttgtttCCCTACTTCTATtaggaaagtcattttcctcatttttaaggaacttctTTTCCtaaaggaaatatttttcaaaacatgggaaaaaggaaaaacatttttgaaaatgttttcctccataccaaacacacccttaagaTCTGAGTGAGTGGAAGAGAGAAGATTTTCTTTCTATTTCCTGTTCTCCCTTTAAACTTGGGATTTCCCCCCATTGCCTGCTCGATAGTGAAAGAGAATATGTAATCTCATGTAGAGAACCAAAGTTGGAAACATTTTTAGGGCAGAATGTCCTTTTAAAATTCTATCTTCTTTTATCTACAATTAACTATAACGCACGATGTACTTTGATaagtgtgtgaccatctcatccAAAAGCTTAAGCTGTTAGAGAGAGCATACTTTATTTACTTAAAATATTCTCAACACGCCCCTTCACGTGCGGGCCTAACTCCTTTATTTCATCGGCTAAACATATGAAAATTCTTTTTATAATGGTGGCGGTGAGACTTGAAACCGGGACCTCTTTTCTGCTTTGATATCATGTTGAAGTATGTGACCATCGCTTAAGTTGTTAGAGAGAACGACTTTATTTACTTAAATATATTCTCAACAAACTACGTCGTCTACCTTTTGAGAAAACTGTAAACGATGTTTGCAGGCAAAAGGGCTTTTATAGCTGGTATAGCTGATGATAATGGATATGGGTGGGCTATTGCTAAGTCCTTGGCTGCTGCAGGTGCCGAAATTCTAGTTGGAACTTGGGTGCCAGTAAGTGAAATTTACAAAACCTTGTGATATTTCACCTTTAAATCTCCGTATATCTTCTAACCTTTTGATGTTTTTGCATTTCTTTACAGGCCTTAAACATTTTCGAAACAAGTCTACGACGTGGGAAGTTTGATGAATCACGCGTGTTAGAGTCTTAACTTGTGTTTCTTTTGTAGTGCTAAAAGAACTTTATGACTAACTTCTCGCTAAATACATTTTTGCCAGTTTGCCAGATGGCTCTTTGATGGAGATTACAAAAGTTTACCCCTTGGATGCTGTTTTTGACAGTCTTGAGGATGTACCTGAAGATGTAATTTCAAAGCCTATGTGGTTTGTGTGAACTTATTTATTGTGTTTCAATTGCGTTATCCTGAAACATTTTTGTTCTCTCACCATGCAGATTAAAGCAAACAAGCGTTATGCTGGTTCTTCTAAGTGGACAGTTTCGGTATGTAGTTTTTTCTGTTCACGCTTCTTTGTGCACTGCTGAACAAAATGAGAAACTCAAACATGGTTGTGCATAGAGTTGGCAAAATGGTTAAAAAAGATAAGTAACCATCCAATCCGACCCATTAAGCATGGATTCTATACCtgactttttaaaaatggaCCAAATGTGGATGTTACCCACTAAAAAATGGATATCTagatggataatatggatatccatattgtcAATACCCATTTATCTGCTTGCTGTTTTTCATTAGTTCTTGTTTTCTGGTAGTCTAAGCTTATTTTGGCTTTTAGCTTGTGTTCACACCTGACTATTCCTTGAAACCAATGGATAacatggatatccatattatctgTTGGTTAACCCATTTATTATTTGTGTTAAGTATGGGTGGATCGGATATTTTATCCGTTTTTGTTTAACCTGTTTTAAACCCGCCCACATCCGATCTGGCCCGCCCGTTTGCCACTCCTAGTTGTGCACACTAAAGAACCGGAAAGTAaaataagtaatgcatgcatcATGATAGTTTTTTGTTTGTGTTGGCTATCATTTTAGGCATGTACGAGGACATCTTcatctttatgatattaaaaTTTTCGACCTCCAGAGTTTGTATCACTCAGTTGCATGCTCTTCACACCTGATTTCTCTTGTCTATAGGAAGTTGCAGAATCCGTGAAGGAGGATTTTGGCAGCATCGACATTCTTGTGCATTCACTTGCTAATGGGCCGGAGGTATCACCTTTTAAAATTGTAAGACAATGCTTCTTGCTCAGCGATCTTTCTCATGAAATCATTCAACCATTAGGTGACTAAACCTCTTTTGGAGACATCGAGGAACGGATACCTTGCAGCAATATCAGCATCAAGTTATTCCTATGTGTCTTTGCTAAAGCATTTCCTTCCAATTATGAACCCAGGCATGTATTTAGTTTCCAGTTTCATTTATGTTTATCCTTTCGCTTCTTGCCTGTATGCCGATTTTTACAATTATGTAATTCCCCAAAATATTCCCTTTGTGTTGGTTTTTAACAAAGAAATTTTAGGGATAATAACAGAGAAAGGGTAAGAGAAAAATACTGGCTACGCAGTTAAAGGGAACTATTTGATCTAGCTTTTTTGAGTTCTGCATTTATGGAGAACTTGCAGTAACAAAAACAGTAAAAAGATAATCATTAATTCGTTATCCTAGCCTAGAATATCTCCATAGAATTAAATCTTCAACTGACGAcgacagcaacaacaacaacatacccagcaTTCCCACAagggggtctggggagggtgggatgtatgcaaaccttacccctacctttttcaggtagagaggttgttccCGATAGACCATCGGCTGAAGAAAATTGTTTTTCAGAAAATGGTTTGAAAAATCTTCTACTGATTAATTACTATAAAATACGAATAGCTAACAAACTATTAGCTACGatttatctttaaaaaattaTGGCAGTCAAATAAAGTTACCGTAGTCCAAAAGCATTATTCCAACACTGAAATTAATAATGGTTTTGTAACAGGTGGTTCTTCAATTTCTCTGACTTATATTGCTTCTGAGAGGATCATTCCAGGGTACATTTGTTTTTTTCCCTCTTCTTGTTTTGTTGTATAGATGataaaactttaaattttaaatctgtCCGTATGAGGAATGATTGGTTGAAATATGTCATCTACAGATATGGAGGGGGAATGAGTTCTGCCAAAGCAGCACTTGAGAGTGACACCAGAGTGAGTTGTTTTATCTCGACCTGTCTGAAAAGAAAATCAGACAAAAAGCCAAGCTGTTTTCGCCCGTTGAATCTCTGTATCCACCCAAATTTTATTGCATCTGATCATTGAAAGGGGTGATTCTAATGATGTAGGTACTGGCTTTCGAGGctggaagaaaaaagaaaattagggtGAACACTATATCTGCCGGTATGTTGTCCATTCATTGTCTGTTGGATAATCCATATTTACTACTGTTAACAGTAAATCCTATTAAGGTAGTTTATTCTAGTTTCTACATGAAAACACCTCAACCGAATTACTCACTCTGTTTCAACTCAAGTGTCTTATTTGTTTAACTTGGCACagagttcaagaaaataaggaagactttttaatcttgtggtcttaaactaaagatgtgtataatgtactaaaatgccctttgaatcttgtggtcttaaacatgctaTGTTGAGTGTCAGAATTAGAGAGTTACCAAATACAGAAAGAGGCATTGCT
Coding sequences within it:
- the LOC132032765 gene encoding enoyl-[acyl-carrier-protein] reductase [NADH], chloroplastic-like — its product is MAATAASSLQIAIARPCILSTKRISGVCSTNFGGITRKLPWNRLASSCHVSSIQHFCRNFTSTTQKLQKVVTKAKSEGDESKPASGLPIDLKGKRAFIAGIADDNGYGWAIAKSLAAAGAEILVGTWVPALNIFETSLRRGKFDESRVLPDGSLMEITKVYPLDAVFDSLEDVPEDIKANKRYAGSSKWTVSEVAESVKEDFGSIDILVHSLANGPEVTKPLLETSRNGYLAAISASSYSYVSLLKHFLPIMNPGGSSISLTYIASERIIPGYGGGMSSAKAALESDTRVLAFEAGRKKKIRVNTISAGPLRSRAAKAIGFIDMMIDYSIANAPLQKELSADEVGNTAAFLASPLASAITGAVIYVDNGLNAMGVGIDSPIFKDLNIPKSVE